Proteins from a genomic interval of Nocardioides jishulii:
- a CDS encoding alpha/beta fold hydrolase: MVKVTSHGTELHVDDLWGDRRPIVLVHGWPLSGESWRHQVAAFHAAGHRVVTYDRRGFGRSGVAADGAYDYDVLTDDLEEILHSLDLSNAVLVGFSMGGGEVIRLATRASGRLSGIVLASAVPPYLLSTDDNPDGPLPEKQAAAMKSGLDEDRDAFLCGFVRDFFRAGGDIAVSEAEAEAALGLALQCDQDAALACIDSFARTDFRNDVAAVRLPTLVVHGDSDGIVPFEGSGQRTHEAIEGSQSVVIEGGPHGVNVSHPEEFNRAVLGFVSSL, translated from the coding sequence ATGGTGAAGGTGACCTCGCACGGCACCGAGCTCCACGTCGATGACCTCTGGGGCGACCGTCGCCCGATCGTGCTGGTGCACGGCTGGCCGCTGTCGGGCGAGTCGTGGCGGCACCAGGTTGCCGCCTTCCACGCGGCCGGGCACCGGGTCGTCACCTACGACCGACGAGGCTTCGGACGCAGCGGGGTCGCAGCCGACGGGGCGTACGACTACGACGTCCTGACCGACGACCTCGAGGAGATCCTGCACTCTCTCGACCTCAGCAACGCGGTGCTGGTCGGCTTCTCGATGGGTGGGGGAGAGGTCATACGCCTGGCGACGCGCGCGTCGGGGCGGCTCTCCGGCATCGTGCTCGCGTCGGCCGTGCCGCCCTACCTGCTCTCGACGGACGACAACCCTGACGGCCCGCTCCCGGAGAAGCAGGCCGCGGCGATGAAGTCTGGTCTGGACGAGGACAGGGACGCGTTCCTCTGCGGTTTCGTCCGTGACTTCTTCCGCGCCGGCGGCGACATCGCGGTCAGTGAGGCGGAGGCGGAGGCGGCCCTGGGCCTGGCCCTGCAGTGCGACCAGGACGCGGCGTTGGCCTGCATCGACTCCTTCGCCCGCACCGACTTCCGCAACGACGTTGCCGCCGTACGCCTGCCCACCCTCGTGGTGCACGGCGACTCCGACGGCATCGTCCCCTTCGAGGGGTCGGGCCAGCGGACCCACGAGGCGATCGAGGGCAGCCAGTCCGTGGTGATCGAGGGCGGGCCGCACGGCGTGAACGTGTCGCACCCTGAGGAGTTCAACCGGGCTGTGCTGGGGTTCGTGAGCTCGCTGTAG